The following are encoded together in the Babylonia areolata isolate BAREFJ2019XMU chromosome 18, ASM4173473v1, whole genome shotgun sequence genome:
- the LOC143292778 gene encoding E3 ubiquitin-protein ligase TRIM56-like — protein sequence MSTTSLRESMSLFLELDIDDLKYECLICLDLLFKPKILQCDGCHTFCEKCLQKYIDQHSVIDPRDASGAKFFYCPACKGRVMVPRAGAAGFQTNYYISDVVEKLRRVRAHVKKGCDICSRSEGAAAEDGGLKCTPKACFLCSDCSNALCKTCVQDHSTHFPSHVVQPISDASVEDSAIDPAAATTVNAGPADDTELRVSSCNARSRRTKCSIHPSEDLRFYCRGKETGEACDTVICRDCRMTDHFHHPVVTDLSIVVQESSRQLLQHKEEIQSRIQTLTAQQSALEARRKAVVSSRDQVETLLEARTSDLIAAITDLRDQKLALLRAMAGEEEGRVDEEVSLTEGKRSSLQDLLGKVQRASGAGSDVDMVRLCTDVTRLLGEEERGGKGDRVVRGEGGAKGEDGGTTTTTTSTTRGFLLKNGTIPTVPTELLDKFMGTIVQL from the exons ATGTCAACTACTTCCCTCCGCGAGAGCATGTCCCTGTTTTTAGAACTGGACATTGACGACCTAAAATACGAATGTTTGATTTGTCTGGATTTGCTGTTCAAGCCCAAAATACTGCAATGCGATGGCTGCCACACATTTTGTGAAAAGTGCTTGCAAAAGTACATCGACCAGCACAGCGTCATAGACCCGCGAGACGCATCCGGCGCGAAATTCTTCTACTGCCCAGCGTGCAAAGGTAGGGTGATGGTGCCCAGAGCAGGGGCTGCAGGGTTCCAAACTAACTATTACATCAGCGACGTCGTGGAAAAACTCCGACGAGTCAGAGCGCACGTGAAGAAGGGCTGTGACATTTGTTCGCGTTCAGAAGGAGCAGCAGCTGAAGATGGCGGTTTGAAGTGTACGCCGAAGGCCTGTTTCTTGTGTTCCGACTGCAGCAACGCACTGTGCAAAACTTGCGTGCAAGATCACAGCACTCACTTTCCTTCCCACGTTGTGCAACCAATCTCTGACGCGTCTGTGGAAGACTCCGCGATCGaccctgctgctgctactactgtgaaCGCTGGACCGGCAGACGACACTGAGCTCAGAGTTTCCAGCTGCAatg CCAGGTCTCGCCGCACCAAGTGCAGCATACATCCCAGTGAGGACTTGAGGTTTTACTGCCGGGGGAAGGAAACAGGAGAGGCGTGCGACACGGTGATCTGCCGTGACTGTCGGATGACGGACCACTTCCATCACCCCGTGGTGACCGACCTCAGCATTGTGGTGCAGGAGTCCTCTCGTCAGCTGCTGCAGCACAAGGAGGAGATTCAG TCCCGAATCCAGACCCTGACGGCTCAGCAGAGTGCACTGGAGGCCAGACGGAAGGCTGTTGTGTCCAGCAGAGATCAG GTGGAGACCCTGCTGGAGGCGAGGACCTCGGACCTCATCGCGGCCATCACGGACCTCCGGGACCAGAAGCTTGCCTTGCTGAGGGCCATggccggggaggaggagggccgggtggatgaggaggtCAGCCTGACCGAGGGCAAGCGCTCCTCCCTGCAGGACCTGCTGGGCAAGGTGCAGAGGGCGTCAGGTGCTGGGTCAGATGTGGACATGGTCAGGCTGTGCACCGACGTCACCCGTCTGcttggagaggaggagagagggggaaagggagatagGGTagtaaggggagaagggggagccAAGGGGGAGGACGgcggtaccaccaccaccaccacctccacgacCAGAGGCTTTCTGCTCAAGAATGGGACCATCCCCACAGTCCCCACAGAGCTGCTGGATAAGTTCATGGGCACCATCGTCCAGCtgtga